A single region of the Bdellovibrio sp. GT3 genome encodes:
- a CDS encoding sensor histidine kinase, producing MTAFILVVAAISVLSFVLEVNRAQGSVAQYFSIWEEDIAKSLLVKQDSTLLDKILGQLKEVHSSVANVSVKPTEGLCSFQNNIPITLYSLPAGQVQVCYSSTDLALKTVTSPIFLIGVFLGLMFVSFGSRRELLNRMQEQKLQSELERNKEISEISRQVAHDIRGPLMALTTLTQLSHEMSNEKKELLSLAVGRIRGIADDLLLRGRSGHEKNEVAIKASKPAGDQTDIIQVADRLLKEYKFSYPQIEFTWHQHVKAEKLQLPLDEMKLLRVLGNILNNSIEAAPESEASVSISLLDRDQNWLLQVMDNGSGIPEEVLPQLMNEGKSFGKENGNGLGLYDARKTLQAVGGDLQIRSRVGVGTQVIMVIPKITAQMSVS from the coding sequence ATGACCGCTTTCATTCTGGTGGTGGCGGCAATTTCAGTTCTGAGCTTCGTTCTGGAAGTGAATAGAGCTCAAGGGTCGGTGGCGCAGTACTTTTCTATCTGGGAAGAGGACATCGCGAAATCCCTTTTAGTAAAGCAGGATTCAACTCTTCTGGATAAGATTCTTGGACAGCTTAAAGAGGTTCACAGTTCAGTTGCCAATGTTTCTGTGAAGCCAACCGAAGGTCTTTGCTCATTTCAGAACAACATTCCAATTACATTGTACTCTTTGCCGGCAGGTCAGGTGCAGGTCTGCTATAGCAGCACGGATCTGGCTTTAAAAACTGTGACTTCCCCGATCTTTTTGATTGGTGTTTTTTTGGGCTTGATGTTTGTGTCCTTCGGTTCCCGCCGTGAACTATTGAATCGCATGCAGGAACAAAAGCTTCAGTCAGAACTTGAGCGTAATAAAGAAATCTCTGAAATTTCCCGTCAAGTCGCTCACGACATTCGCGGCCCATTGATGGCCTTGACCACATTGACTCAGCTTTCCCATGAGATGAGCAATGAAAAGAAAGAACTTCTAAGTCTGGCTGTGGGCAGAATTCGTGGTATCGCCGATGACTTGTTGTTGCGTGGCAGATCAGGTCACGAAAAAAATGAAGTTGCAATAAAGGCAAGTAAACCAGCAGGGGACCAGACGGATATTATTCAAGTCGCAGATCGCCTGTTGAAAGAATATAAGTTTTCTTATCCACAAATCGAATTTACGTGGCATCAGCATGTGAAAGCTGAAAAGTTGCAATTGCCACTGGATGAAATGAAACTGCTTCGTGTATTGGGCAATATTTTGAATAATTCAATTGAAGCAGCCCCTGAATCTGAGGCTTCAGTTAGTATTTCTTTATTGGATCGCGATCAAAACTGGCTTTTACAAGTCATGGATAACGGCAGTGGTATTCCCGAGGAAGTTCTTCCTCAACTTATGAACGAAGGCAAAAGCTTCGGTAAAGAAAACGGCAATGGTTTAGGTTTGTATGATGCCCGCAAAACATTGCAGGCCGTCGGTGGAGATTTGCAAATCCGCTCTCGTGTGGGAGTCGGTACTCAAGTGATCATGGTCATTCCAAAAATCACAGCTCAAATGTCAGTATCATAA
- a CDS encoding isocitrate/isopropylmalate dehydrogenase family protein, producing MMKLTVIPGDGIGPEIMSQVIRVLKHVHAPFEYEEHQAGEIALAKLGDLLPQNTIDSINKNKLAIKGPTTTPVGGGHKSINVTMRQKFDLYANVRPVRSLPGVQCVASDVNLTIVRENTEDLYAGIERMVDENTAESIKRITRRGSERIARYAYDLAQKTGRKQVAIVHKANIMKMSDGLFLKVAQEVGWQYPNIQTKDVIVDNACMQLVTRPQQFDVIVTENLYGDILSDLCAGLVGGLGVVPGANIGEKAAIFEAVHGSAPDIAGQNKANPTALLQSAVMMLQHVGEGAKADSIMKALIAALSDINARTGDLGGKGTTQSFTDAIIQKL from the coding sequence ATGATGAAACTGACTGTAATCCCTGGTGATGGCATTGGCCCTGAAATCATGTCCCAAGTAATCCGCGTGCTTAAACACGTTCATGCTCCATTTGAGTATGAAGAGCACCAAGCCGGCGAAATCGCTTTGGCTAAATTGGGCGACCTTCTTCCTCAAAACACCATTGATTCCATCAACAAAAACAAATTGGCGATCAAGGGACCTACGACCACTCCAGTGGGCGGTGGCCACAAGTCCATCAACGTGACGATGAGACAAAAATTTGACCTTTACGCCAATGTCAGACCAGTTCGCTCCCTTCCCGGCGTTCAGTGTGTCGCTTCTGACGTTAATTTGACGATCGTGCGTGAAAATACTGAGGACCTTTACGCTGGTATCGAGCGCATGGTTGATGAAAACACTGCGGAGAGCATCAAACGCATCACTCGCCGTGGCTCTGAAAGAATCGCGCGCTACGCTTATGACCTGGCTCAAAAAACCGGTCGCAAACAAGTGGCGATCGTTCATAAAGCCAACATCATGAAAATGTCTGACGGCTTGTTCTTGAAAGTCGCTCAGGAAGTTGGCTGGCAGTATCCAAACATCCAAACGAAAGATGTTATCGTTGATAACGCCTGCATGCAGCTAGTGACTCGCCCACAGCAATTCGACGTAATTGTTACTGAGAACCTGTACGGCGATATTCTTTCTGATCTTTGCGCAGGCCTTGTTGGTGGATTGGGCGTTGTCCCAGGTGCCAATATCGGTGAAAAAGCAGCTATCTTTGAAGCCGTTCACGGTTCCGCACCAGATATCGCTGGTCAAAACAAAGCCAATCCAACAGCTTTGCTTCAATCTGCAGTGATGATGCTGCAACACGTGGGTGAAGGCGCTAAAGCTGACTCTATCATGAAGGCTTTGATCGCAGCTTTGTCTGATATCAACGCTCGCACTGGTGACTTGGGCGGTAAAGGGACAACTCAGTCCTTCACAGACGCTATCATCCAAAAACTGTAA
- a CDS encoding matrixin family metalloprotease: MFRYIGVAALVVMALLLEACAPKSQSDCGFVQNVYGERVSWKADVPVTMYLHDSVPNEFIPAIVSAAQTWERKSGRRLFNIVTTPRVSGPNQPRTDGKNVIYFMNTWETEKASEQARTTILWTGDQIRETDIRVNAKVDPETSKPFFSFYWNQGTGSGVNIEALILHEMGHVLGLKHNDDGGSVMATYLKNNDDRTELSEQDTTDLKCEY, from the coding sequence ATGTTCAGATATATTGGAGTTGCAGCACTTGTGGTTATGGCTTTGTTGTTAGAAGCCTGTGCTCCTAAGTCTCAGAGTGACTGTGGCTTTGTACAAAACGTTTATGGCGAGCGTGTTTCCTGGAAAGCTGACGTTCCAGTGACGATGTACTTGCATGACTCTGTTCCAAATGAATTTATTCCTGCTATCGTTAGTGCCGCTCAGACTTGGGAGCGTAAATCCGGTCGCAGACTCTTTAATATCGTAACGACTCCTCGAGTGAGTGGCCCCAATCAGCCCCGTACCGATGGTAAAAACGTCATCTATTTCATGAATACCTGGGAAACAGAAAAAGCCTCTGAGCAAGCCAGAACCACGATCCTGTGGACGGGTGATCAGATTCGCGAAACAGACATCCGTGTAAATGCCAAAGTTGACCCGGAAACCAGCAAGCCATTCTTTAGCTTCTATTGGAATCAGGGGACGGGCTCTGGTGTGAATATCGAAGCTTTGATTTTGCACGAGATGGGACATGTTTTGGGACTCAAACATAATGACGACGGCGGATCTGTAATGGCGACGTATTTGAAGAACAACGACGATCGCACGGAGCTGTCAGAGCAGGATACAACGGATCTGAAGTGCGAGTACTAG
- a CDS encoding helix-turn-helix transcriptional regulator, with translation MQDIIKSNCAHVCIPTGGLHPVVQRQFQKWGLTKTEGDIGLLLLKGLSLRAISQSRGTSETTVRQQALILYKKAAVEGRHQLAAFFLEDLLNPCQVPKFELS, from the coding sequence ATGCAGGACATCATCAAGTCAAATTGTGCACACGTATGTATCCCCACTGGCGGACTTCATCCTGTTGTTCAACGCCAATTTCAAAAATGGGGGCTTACGAAGACCGAAGGTGACATCGGTTTGTTGCTATTGAAGGGACTGAGCTTGCGCGCTATTTCGCAATCTCGTGGAACTTCAGAGACTACTGTTCGACAGCAAGCATTGATTCTATACAAGAAAGCAGCCGTAGAGGGACGTCATCAGTTAGCGGCATTTTTCCTGGAAGATCTTTTGAATCCGTGCCAAGTGCCGAAGTTCGAACTGTCATAA
- a CDS encoding Hsp20/alpha crystallin family protein, with product MSSIDNSTRKSNQAELSELQTEHNRKKKQITKENEGQLEDLRGYYADKKESVRESNEAAINHIRDRQKEMVEDSAQKRAALSDNYNARTATLQKDYDQKVTDTRNKRREQLETVQVESNQKIKDTQDHAQKQIAGISERSASEIQKSKERYNKDIREVNTFGQKRLDSAHEQNEKSLLNEIERGKLAQTKLRTNQEEDFSKQRSTGEKKIAIQQEQQQKQLTRSETEFQKDYEQQQKHWDSKEKNLNNQYSQRVMQNKKAYEKELKTQNQHFQSTYLKNNEANKESLNIQEDMYAKELAVTREKFSKQAAKYESKEHDPFYKVENRGSQMQETSDYYVLRAFVPEHEKDSVRVTVQNDRATVSGQRSFKDKIENENKKTTSSSFQTFREEFAFEKPIVSEGMTRERDGDWVVYTIPKMTSMGFNRKA from the coding sequence ATGTCATCTATCGACAATTCCACACGCAAATCCAATCAAGCCGAACTGTCTGAACTTCAGACCGAGCACAATCGTAAGAAGAAACAGATCACCAAGGAAAATGAAGGTCAGCTTGAAGACCTGCGTGGATACTACGCCGATAAAAAGGAATCCGTTCGCGAATCCAATGAGGCTGCGATCAATCACATCCGCGACCGCCAAAAGGAAATGGTTGAGGATTCCGCCCAGAAGCGCGCTGCCCTTTCAGATAACTACAACGCGCGCACAGCAACTCTGCAAAAAGACTACGACCAAAAAGTCACTGACACTCGCAACAAGCGTCGTGAACAATTGGAAACGGTTCAAGTGGAATCCAATCAAAAAATCAAAGACACTCAGGATCACGCTCAAAAACAAATAGCCGGCATCAGTGAGCGTTCGGCCAGCGAAATCCAAAAATCCAAAGAGCGCTACAATAAAGACATCCGAGAGGTAAACACCTTCGGCCAAAAGCGCCTGGATAGCGCCCATGAACAAAACGAGAAGTCTCTATTAAATGAAATAGAGCGCGGCAAGCTTGCGCAGACAAAACTGCGCACCAATCAGGAAGAGGACTTCTCGAAACAACGCTCCACTGGCGAAAAGAAAATCGCCATTCAACAAGAACAACAACAAAAGCAATTGACCCGTTCGGAGACCGAGTTCCAAAAGGACTATGAGCAGCAACAAAAGCACTGGGATTCGAAAGAAAAGAATTTGAATAATCAGTACAGCCAACGAGTCATGCAAAACAAGAAAGCTTATGAAAAGGAACTGAAGACTCAGAATCAGCATTTTCAAAGCACTTACTTGAAAAACAACGAAGCCAATAAAGAGTCATTGAATATCCAAGAGGATATGTATGCAAAAGAACTTGCGGTGACTCGTGAAAAGTTCTCCAAGCAGGCAGCCAAGTACGAAAGCAAAGAGCACGATCCTTTTTATAAGGTCGAAAATCGTGGCAGCCAAATGCAGGAGACTTCCGACTATTACGTATTAAGAGCCTTCGTCCCTGAGCACGAAAAGGATTCCGTGCGCGTGACGGTTCAAAATGACCGCGCCACTGTTTCCGGCCAGCGTTCTTTCAAAGATAAAATTGAAAATGAGAACAAGAAAACCACCAGCAGCAGCTTCCAGACATTCCGTGAGGAGTTTGCATTCGAAAAACCCATCGTCAGCGAGGGCATGACCCGCGAGCGCGATGGGGACTGGGTGGTTTATACGATTCCGAAAATGACATCCATGGGATTTAACCGCAAAGCTTAA